From Phragmites australis chromosome 5, lpPhrAust1.1, whole genome shotgun sequence, a single genomic window includes:
- the LOC133918419 gene encoding protein G1-like1, with the protein MDMTGVAAAADSPGASAARPSRYVSQKRRDWQTFGQYLRNHRPPLELSRCSGAHVLEFLRYLDQFGKTKVHAPGCPFFGHPSPPAPCPCPLRQAWGSLDALVGRLRAAFEEHGGRPEANPFGARAVRLYLRDVRDSQAKARGIAYEKKRRKRHPPAHKQPKMQLQQDQHHFAPVPAMAERRLEVPDSVPHFLIPHAHFLHGHLALATDSTDPAAGGVGSTGEDMVLAMAAAAAAEAHAAGCLMPLSVFH; encoded by the coding sequence ATGGACATGACCGGCGTCGCGGCGGCTGCGGACAGCCCGGGTGCGTCGGCAGCGCGGCCGAGCCGTTACGTGTCGCAGAAGCGGCGGGACTGGCAGACCTTCGGGCAGTACCTGCGGAACCACCGGCCGCCGCTGGAGCTGTCCCGGTGTAGCGGTGCGCACGTGCTGGAGTTCCTGCGCTACCTGGACCAGTTCGGCAAGACCAAGGTGCACGCGCCGGGGTGCCCCTTCTTCGGCCACCCATCACCGCCGGCGCCGTGCCCGTGCCCGCTCAGGCAGGCGTGGGGCAGCCTCGACGCGCTCGTCGGCCGCCTCCGCGCCGCCTTCGAGGAGCACGGCGGCCGGCCCGAGGCCAACCCCTTCGGCGCGCGCGCCGTCAGGCTCTACCTCCGCGACGTCCGCGACAGCCAGGCCAAGGCGCGCGGCATCGCGTACGAGAAGAAGCGCCGCAAGCGCCACCCGCCGGCACACAAGCAGCCGAAGATGCAGCTGCAGCAGGACCAGCACCACTTCGCGCCCGTCCCGGCGATGGCCGAGAGGCGCCTCGAGGTGCCGGACTCGGTGCCGCACTTCTTGATCCCGCACGCGCACTTCCTCCACGGCCACTTGGCGCTGGCCACGGACTCCACCGACCCGGCAGCGGGCGGTGTCGGCAGCACCGGGGAGGACATGGTGCtggcaatggcggcggcggccgccgccgaggcTCACGCGGCCGGGTGTTTGATGCCGCTGTCCGTATTCCACTAG